Proteins co-encoded in one Streptomyces sp. JH34 genomic window:
- a CDS encoding ABC transporter permease has product MTTTIGSPPDTAKTPERSASSLVDAVFRAREISIAGALVLLVLGTCLANPRFLSDQGVKDLLLNASILVLLAVGQSAVVITRNIDLSVGSVVGLSAFACGKFVAGSDHGVLTVMLLGIAVGVVCGLLSGALVSFGGVPALVVTLGMLYIIQGIDYWWAQGEQISASEVPEAVLGLGSGSVLGVPYLPLIALVLLVATAYFLRGYRSGRELYAIGSSPEAARLAGIPIRRRVLAAYAFSGAVAGFAGALWLARFGTVVADNAHGWELTVVSAVVVGGVAITGGTGSVWGAALGALLLTTIGSVLVVLKVDSFWQGAITGALLLLAISVDRIVNLRMTAALRKRNARHDHGA; this is encoded by the coding sequence ATGACCACCACCATCGGGAGCCCCCCGGACACCGCGAAGACACCGGAGCGGAGTGCCTCCTCGCTCGTGGACGCGGTCTTCCGGGCGCGCGAGATCTCCATCGCCGGGGCGCTGGTCCTGCTCGTCCTCGGCACCTGTCTGGCCAATCCGCGCTTCCTGTCCGACCAGGGCGTCAAGGACCTGCTGCTCAACGCGTCGATCCTGGTGCTGCTCGCGGTCGGCCAGTCCGCCGTGGTGATCACCCGGAACATCGACCTGTCGGTCGGCTCGGTCGTGGGCCTGTCCGCCTTCGCCTGCGGCAAGTTCGTCGCGGGGAGCGACCACGGTGTGCTGACGGTGATGCTGCTCGGCATCGCCGTCGGCGTGGTCTGCGGACTGCTGTCCGGCGCCCTCGTCAGCTTCGGCGGGGTCCCGGCGCTGGTCGTGACCCTGGGCATGCTCTACATCATCCAGGGCATCGACTACTGGTGGGCGCAGGGTGAGCAGATCAGCGCCTCCGAGGTGCCGGAGGCGGTCCTGGGCCTAGGCAGCGGCAGCGTGCTGGGCGTCCCGTACCTGCCGCTGATCGCGCTCGTCCTGCTCGTGGCGACGGCGTACTTCCTGCGCGGCTACCGCTCGGGACGTGAGCTGTACGCCATCGGGTCGAGCCCCGAGGCCGCCCGCCTCGCCGGTATCCCGATCCGCCGCCGGGTGCTCGCCGCGTACGCCTTCTCCGGGGCCGTCGCCGGCTTCGCCGGGGCCCTGTGGCTGGCCCGCTTCGGCACGGTCGTCGCGGACAACGCGCACGGCTGGGAACTGACGGTCGTCAGCGCCGTGGTCGTCGGTGGTGTCGCCATCACCGGTGGCACCGGCAGCGTCTGGGGCGCGGCGCTCGGCGCCCTGCTGCTCACCACCATCGGCAGTGTGCTGGTCGTGCTGAAGGTGGACTCCTTCTGGCAGGGCGCCATCACCGGCGCTCTCCTCCTGCTGGCCATCAGCGTCGACCGGATCGTGAACCTGCGGATGACCGCCGCACTGAGGAAGAGGAACGCCCGTCATGACCACGGCGCCTGA